One segment of Tenrec ecaudatus isolate mTenEca1 chromosome 1, mTenEca1.hap1, whole genome shotgun sequence DNA contains the following:
- the YIPF2 gene encoding protein YIPF2, with protein MAAADELTFHEFQEATDLLAAAPDAATTSRSDQLTPQGHVAVAVAVGDGFGGGEVEESDTEALLQGEKQQPGFWTFSYYQSFFDVDTAQVLDRIKGSLLPWPGTSFVRHRLRSRPDLYGPFWICATLAFVLAITGNLTLVLAQWRDPSIHYSPQFHKVTVASITIYCYTGLVPLALWGFLQWRRGIRERVGPYTFLETVCIYGYSLFVFIPTVVLWLIPVPWLQWLFGALALALSASCLVFTLWPVVREDTRPVAAALLSTVVLLHGLLALGCKLYFFQPLPLEHGVPPLQATNLPPTPPPPSPPRTPTPS; from the exons ATGGCAGCGGCAGACGAGCTGACGTTTCACG AGTTCCAGGAAGCCACTGATCTCCTGGCGGCGGCTCCAGATGCAGCCACCACAAGCAGGAGTGACCAGCTGACCCCACAGGGGCAcgtggcagtggcagtggctgTGGGTGACGGCTTTGGAGGAGGAGAGGTGGAGGAGAGTGACACTGAGGCG CTCTTGCAGGGagagaagcagcagccaggatTCTGGACCTTCAGCTACTACCAGAGCTTCTTCGATGTGGACACGGCACAG GTCCTGGACCGGATCAAAGGCTCGCTGCTGCCCTGGCCGGGCACCAGCTTTGTGCGGCACCGGCTGCGCAGCCGGCCAGACCTGTATG GTCCCTTCTGGATCTGTGCCACACTGGCCTTTGTCCTGGCCATCACCGGAAACCTGACACTGGTCCTGGCCCAGTGGAGGGACCCCTCTATCCACTACAGCCCCCAGTTCCACAAGG TGACCGTGGCCAGTATCACCATCTACTGCTACACAGGACTGGTGCCACTGGCGCTgtggggcttcctgcagtggcgcAGGGGCATCCGGGAGCGTGTGGGGCCCTACACCTTCCTGGAGACTGTGTGCATCTATGGCTACTCCCTCTTTGTCTTCATCCCCACTGTG GTCCTGTGGCTCATCCCTGTTCCCTGGCTGCAGTGGCTCTTTGGGGCACTGGCCCTGGCCCTGTCGGCCTCATGCCTGGTGTTCACCTTGTGGCCGGTGGTCCGTGAAGACACCAGGCCGGTGGCGGCAGCGCTGCTGTCCACCGTCGTGCTGCTGCATGGCCTGCTGGCCCTGGGCTGCAAG ttgtacttcttccagccgCTGCCTCTGGAACATGGGGTACCTCCACTCCAAGCCACaaatctgccccccacccctccaccccccagcccACCCCGGACCCCCACACCCTCCTAG
- the TIMM29 gene encoding mitochondrial import inner membrane translocase subunit Tim29: protein MAAAALRRFWTRGRGEAGGAVGARPGVWARLGVWSRSLLRDYAEACGDAAAAARAQPARAAVYAGLLGGAAACCALAPSEASFEEALLDASGTLLLLAPVTRNRAAETSVQRLLWLRGRGRLRHLSLGLCSLVYEAPVDAQASLYQARCRHLQPRWADFPGRILDVGFVGRWWVLGARMRDCDINDDEFLHLPAHLRVVGPHHLRSETNERLFDEKFQPVVLTDDQVDQALWEEQVLQKEKRDRLVLSQADALGQPGALR from the exons ATGGCGGCCGCCGCTCTGAGGAGGTTTTGGACCCGAGGCCGCGGCGAAGCGGGCGGCGCCGTGGGCGCGAGGCCGGGCGTGTGGGCGCGTCTGG GCGTCTGGTCCCGCTCTCTGCTCCGGGACTACGCCGAGGCCTGCGGGGACGCGGCGGCGGCCGCCCGAGCCCAGCCGGCCCGAGCGGCCGTGTACGCCGGGCTGCTGGGCGGAGCGGCCGCGTGCTGCGCGCTGGCGCCAAGCGAGGCGTCCTTCGAGGAGGCCCTGCTGGATGCTTCGGGCACCTTGCTGCTGCTGGCGCCCGTCACGCGCAACCGCGCCGCCGAGACCTCCGTGCAGCGACTGCTCTGGCTGCGAGGCCGCGGTCGCCTGCGCCACCTGAGCCTGGGGCTCTGCTCGCTGGTCTACGAGGCGCCCGTGGACGCCCAGGCCAGCCTCTACCAAGCCCGCTGCCGCCACCTGCAGCCCCGCTGGGCCGACTTCCCGGGCCGGATCCTGGACGTGGGCTTCGTGGGCCGCTGGTGGGTTCTGGGCGCCCGGATGCGAGACTGCGACATCAATGACGACGAGTTCCTGCACCTGCCGGCGCACCTGCGCGTCGTCGGGCCCCACCACCTGCGCTCCGAGACCAACGAGCGGCTCTTCGATGAAAAGTTCCAGCCCGTGGTGCTCACGGATGACCAGGTGGACCAGGCGCTGTGGGAGGAGCAGGTGCTGCAGAAGGAGAAGAGGGACAGGCTGGTCCTGAGCCAGGCCGACGCACTGGGGCAGCCCGGGGCCCTGAGATGA